In Setaria italica strain Yugu1 chromosome IX, Setaria_italica_v2.0, whole genome shotgun sequence, the genomic stretch ATGAAAAGAGTAGATAGAGGACAGCTAAACAAGAAGTCTTAATGGTAAACATATTGCCGTTAATAGAGCATTTTATGGAAACACTAAAAACCAAATAAGTGTCTAGTATCAGAAAGCCAAAGATCAGCATGaaattcactagtagagaaaagCTTTTACTAGTTGGATTAAAAAGTATCAGATTCCCAAACCACTAAATGGCTAAATAAAAGTTTATATGTGATTGCATATAGCTATGGAATTCAGTTAAACGGGAAAAATGAATCAGTTACTTGAATTTCCATACATTTCTATGATAGTTGTATCATACGAAGTAAAGATAGTCAGGCATAAAAGGAAATATCATAATCAAAAGAGAAAGCCAGTAGAACAGGCCCTGATAGATGACATATGGTGCAGACAGGGACGGAGTCAATAGGGGGGGCTggcaggggccatggcccccctcATGACCTCATTTTTTTCTACAACACGTCTATAGACCAAGAAGAAATTAGCTGCATGTTCTAGTGTTTGCTATATGAATTAACGtagctgcccccccccccccccccaatttaATGGCTGAGGTCTCAAACAGCAACATAAAATACAAATGCCATCACAACAATCATGCTCATAGAAAACTACAGCTACAAGGTAGTACATCAAAAAAGGAACGAGACCATGGGGGGAAAGAACAGGAGTCTGAGAAGTATTACAAGTCTGCAACTGTGTTGGCAGAATACATTGCATGATGGATCGGAATCACTGGTTATGGAATCAATCTCAGGAGAGCAGGCTTGGTGATCTGCAGACATCATCATTATGAAGAACTCAAAACATGATGACCATAAGAAAATACAGTAGTAAATAGTAATGAAAATCTGGTGTAAGAATTGTCAAATACTTCAAAGTTGAAAGAACTGTGAAGAAATAATATACAGAGATCACATACACATCTCATCGCACTGGGAACAACTACGCAATGAAGAATCAGCATCAGCAATGTCTTCAGTATCATCACTAGAATGTTCATGACAAAATTTACATGAGCAGTTTGCACAACACCAGTCATCTGAGGGAAGTGCCTACAAAATTGGAAGTTCATATCAATTAGAGAATACATCACTGAAAACATTAATCAATTCTTATCAGCACAGAAAACTGGAGTAGTGGAGTACTATTATTGgtatttcaaaatttttatcATGTCCTAATGCAGGAACAGCTAAATTTTAAAAAGCAGGCACATAAAATGAAATGCTGCCAAATTTTCTGATTCAATCTAAAGAAATGTTACGTTTAGTAAAAAATGATTAAGCAAATGGCCTCCCACAATACTGATGTCAAAAGCAAAAATATATACCTCCAGTCCTAGACAACTCATGTGGAATGTCGAGGGGCATCCATCACAGCAGATCAAATTGCCTCCATCGCCGCAAATACCACATGTGTCATCATTGGGGTCATCACCCTCAATGCTAATAGGAAAGAAATCCTGCCTTTCAGAATCAGATTGCTTATTCCATGCATTAGTAAGACAGTGCATGAGATCAATGTCCAGCCCATCTACAACTATGTTTCTGTATGGCTTCTTCACGTCACCGCCAGCATGAGCCACAAATTCAAGCACTGCAAGGACCTCACTACAGCAGCTGCAGTTAATCCCATCCCTAGTGACTATACCTTCCAGTAAAACTTTTGAGTGGCTTTCATCCATACATTTCAACTTAGTGTTCACCGATAGAATATCCAGATCAATCAACCAGGAGAAAATCGTACGTTTCCACTCATATGGAACAAAACCATCAGTGCTGCTGTCAGACTCCTTGTTGGATCCACGAGCAAGTAGAGCACAGCCACCTCGCTTTTTTCTATCATTTCCTAAATGTAGTCTTCTCGATTTTGTAATCTTATTCCTCTTTACCTTTGACGCACCCTTTCTAAATGCTTTCTTTCTCAGCCTTTGAATCTCTACTTTGGTTGTTCGTTTGTTTACAACAACTCTTTTTAATTTGCTAAGGATATCCTCTGTTAATGTACAACCTGAAGAATTAGAGGCTTGCCTTTTGCCAGGGCTACCAACAGATTTTTTTGATAAACTCTGGCCTTTAGAGCTGTCCTTTTGCTCAGATTCCATAGTTTCACGAAACGCATAATATGCTTTTGTGACTGACCAGTAAGATCCTTTGCCACTAGGAGGTATATACACAGAATCCATGTAATTTCTACCATTCCTGGGTCTTAAATCAATCGTCCAACCAGCACCTAGAAGTATGGCCTTTATCTCATCACTTATTTTTTGCTTTTCTTCGCGAAGACTTCCTGTATTTATCTGCTCACTTGGGCTTGCAGTGTTCATAGTGGAAGCTCTATCTGACCTCCCCTTACCTTCAGGCACCTTCACTTTCCCCTTTCCTGCTTGCAGAGATAAGGAGCTAGATTCAGAACTAGTCAGAACAGGCCTACCCAAACGACCAGCTTTGGAACGAGCAGAAGCATGCTTCAACTTAGATCCAGCCTTTTGTTTATGCCcagattttttccttttctgctgATTCTTTTTCACAACAATGTcttcttcagaatcactagagTCATCTTGTTGTGGCACGACAAGGGCAGCAGCATCACGACTACGTCCTCTACGAGTTCTCCTGTAGGAAGTATCACGGCCaatctcatcatcatcagattgATCCTGTGTCAGCTTGATATCATTTTGATTAGTGCGGTTAGAAGATCTGCTCGACAAACTTGTTTGATTGCGATGCTGCCGTTCCCTCAGAACACGTTTATTTCCTGAATCACAGTTCTTCCCAACAACCTTCTCTCCAGAAGACTTATTCGGTTGCTCTATATCTGGATCAGAAGATGTATTTCTTGTCTTTTTCATGGATGGCATGGCAATTGGTGACCTTCCAGCAATTTTATCAAGCCCTGATTCCAATATCCTCTTCTTGCTGGCAACAATCTTCGCACCAACAGACATTACTGGTTTCTGCACAGGAGTCTTATTTTCGGATTTAACTCCATCAGAATCCGTATGCTCCATATCATTTTTCTCAGTGATGGCTGAACCAGAGATATTCTGATCCACTGCAGAAACAGCAGCTTCAGTTGCTTTCTTGACAATGCTGATGCTTCTCGCAAGTGGTTGCGACTTCAAATTTACCTTTGTTTCATTTTCTGATTCCTCATTCTCTGTGGCATTTGCATGATTATCATTCTCAGTGACACCTAAGTCTCTTCGATCAATAACCTTTCCTTTCACTGTTTGCTTCTTCATAATGGTATTACGCTCTACCAGCTCAGCATGGTGAGTTTTCGGGGATACTGTACTGCTCACTTTCCTTGTATAGTGAGCAACAACATCTCTCTTCCTCCCTTTGCTTCCTAATGTAGCCTCATTTGTGGTAGTTTTGCATGAGCTTCCAGAAACTTCCCTCTGTCTAACTGTAGCTGACCTTGTAACTCGCTTCTCAAATCGCAACTCCTCTTCGCATTTCACCTGCTTTGCCTCACACGATTTTCTAGATATCGACTTTCTCCTTGTAAACACAATGTCACGTGATGAAGCATCATTGGTTTCATTCACAGGACTGCCCATCTCATCCTGCTTAGTGCACTCAGTTAGATCAGTGTGGTTATCTACTGTGCATCTTCCATTCTCAGTCAAAGAAATCTCAGTTTCTGTACATAAATTGTCATTGTGAGAATGCTTCTCAACTTTCTGATCTCCACTGTGAGGTACCACTCCATCGGTACAAACCACTGTATCCTCATGCTCAACAGATTCTAATCCACTGTTTGGGCTGGTGCTTCTTAAACATGTGCTCTTGCTATCATCATTTGCAGCAACTAAGTCTATGACCTCACCCTGGCAAGGCCCATGGATCACCTCATTAGCTTGGGACTCATCAACACTCAAACTGATTGTTCCAGCTCTAGACTCATTCTGCACCTCGTGAGTTACAGCAGAAATGTTCTCATATGACTTGATTCTCTTATCGTCAGATTCTGCAATGTTACCTTGAGTGCCTAAGCCATGACCTTGGGCAAATTCTGTCGCGGAAAGACCAGACATTTCCATATTATTTTCAGGACGAGCTGACTCTTCCGAGACATTGCTCACATTCACCTTAACCAATCCATTGCCTTCCTCACCATTGCAAGCATGTGCTGTCAGCACCCCGCTTTTGCAAGCCTCAACAATAACCTCAGAGTGTTTCCTCTCCAAACTGTCAGTTTCAGCCTCAGCTCGCAGCCTCATGGCATTGGACCTCAACACCCTTTTTGTTACAGTCCCATTCTCATCCGCCGAACCCCTCGTCacttcctttcttttcctccCAGTCAAGGCAGGCCCTCCGCCGAGATCCTCATCACCAGAAGACTTGTTTGCCTCCAAGGAGGCGGGAACCTTCTTCAAATCCTTTGTTGTGCCTTCTTCCATTCCTGGCATTGGAGTTCCCTTAGAGCCGTTATGGCCCATTTCAAGCCCCTGCAGAAGGTCAAAAACCACATGAGATGATCAGACCTCGCTGTCCCTGTCATCTGCTGTTCACAAAATAGTAAACCAACTAAACAGCGCAATCTAGCCTAAACCCTAGTTTAAACCTACTCCGCCAGCCCGACCTGATTAATAAAATTCCGGGCAATGCAAAACAAAACGGGCAACAAAATGGACCAAAAGTGGCTACTTTAATTCGGTTTccattaaaaaaaactagtcTGAAGCCAAGACCACGCACCAGCCCCCTACCGAGAGAAAGGAAGCTAGCAAAACATCGCCCAGGTAAGAAAAGAGCAAAATTCCTGGCGAAATTTCGGAGGGGAAGCAACTCACCGCGGCGTCTGGCATGGGGGTTCCGTTGAACCCCCAAAATTTCCGGGGAATTCGGCACCACGAAGCCCTGTGGCGTCaaccgctgccgcccgccgatCTCCAGCGGCCGAAGAGCAACCACCTAATCAAACCACCCAAACGGATGAACGGGTCAGTACGGCGCCACTCAGCGCAAAAATCCGCGTCAAACCGAACCGGAACGGAGGTGGATTTGAATTCCTCTCAGAACAAGGGGAAAAAACTCCTCCTCGAACCAGGGAATCCATCCGCCACCCCCCACCAAAGCAAGAGCAGGGGACGAACCACTCACCGGCGGGAGCAGGAGAGGAGCGACCCCACCCGTCTCCCCCCTCCCGGCGGGCGGATCTCCGGccaggcgccgcggcggggtccaggagaggaggcgcggcgggcggaggatCCAGCGGCGAGCAGTGGGAACTgggggggggagagagaggagaagggaCCGGCGGCCTTGCGCTGTGCTCTCGCGTTTCCCCTGACTGGGGTGGGGGGgttttatttgtttgtttttggGATCATCCTGCGTTGATAGTGTGCGCGTCGGGTGGGCGGCACCGGTAGCTGACCCGCGGGGCCTGCGCCgcagccgcgcggcgcggccggggccgtGGCGTGGAGAACCAGGACGCGGGCGGGCTGCGTCGGGGGTTGAGTGGGCCGCGTGCCTGGGAGAGTGTGGGTGCGAGAGGTCAGAGTCACGATTGGTTTTTGAATGTTTGGGGTGTGGACTGACATTTTCCCTCCAGTTTCTAGCTCTGCTGGTTGTCAGACTAGAGTAGCTGGCCCCTGGCCGgctgctgcaagcctgcaagcaCAGTGGCGGCCTGGCGACTATGCGTGACTATGACTTGGAGGAAAAGGTAGACGAGGAGACAAACATGCTCGATTTGATGCCTGGGATTTCCCTCTGCTGTGTGGAGTGGGAAAAGGAACGTGTCAGAGTGATTTTAGCCTTGGAGAAGCTATGCTCGTGCAAGTCCACGGGCATGTATCCTTTCATCGCTTTCATGTTTAGATTTTCATTGAATTTGAATAGTATATCGTCTCAAAAGAACAAAAATCAGATAGCGACGAGGTCGTACGGTGCGGCTAGATTTGATTGAAATTACTAGATGGCTTATTGTATCAAGAAAACGGTTTGAATCATGCGGTGCTTGGTAGGTTTGTAATCCCATCTCACtggcttagggcctgtttggcaaccatgtgttaaagtttaacacatgtcacatcggatgtttggatgctaattaggagtattaaacataggctaattataaaactaattgcacagatggagtgtaattcacgagacgaatctattaagcctaattagtccatgatttgataatgtggtgctacagtaaccaattgctaatgatggattaattaggcttaatagattcgtctcgcgaattagcacagggttctgcaattagttttataattagctcatatttagttctcctaattagcatccgaacatccgatgtgacactgttaaagtttaacacctcgtatccaaacaccctcttagtgAGTAGTGACCGACAATTTACTTGGTTCGTTGTGCAAAATAGGATTTAGTCGGTTAGTGTTTAGCGACTTGTATGTTGCATGGGTTAGGGTTTTAGTGTCTAGTGGTTTGTAGATCGAATATGCATGGAGTAAATGATGTTGTTATATGTCACCGATCTCATAATGACTTTAACGGTTGACTGTTCACTCAACGGTTGATGGCTCACTCGGgtgttttatttaattatttgtttAGTGGATGCGCATGGTAAATTCGTAAACCATGGAGGGATGGAGTTATATATTACTTTGTGAAAAGAAAATGTTTCACTTGAGTAAAAACTTTTTATATTTGGATGCATTGTTAGATGAATTGATTATATATTCTGTTGCAATTAATTGATACGTCAAACTACATTCGTGATGAAGAATGAGTTATGTTGTAAAAAAAAATCGTCGATAGGAGTTTACAGTCACTGTCAATAAATAACGGAATGTTTGAATTGCTACTAATAATCGTCATTGAAAGAGACCTCCGTTCTTAAACCAATGATGTTTATTTTAAATGTTATTTATTTAAGAAGAGTAATGGCGAAGTAGCAAGAGAtctgcaaaggaaaaaaaacgtcAGGATTTGCAAGAACGTGACATGTTGAACTCCACGTGCCATTCCTCCATCCGCCTCACCGCTCAACTGCTACTATGTCCTACGACAATATAAAAAGCAGCGACActgcccaccgccgccgccacagcgaCATCATCGGAGACCACAGCGATGGAAGCCCGACCGAGCAGGATAGAATGCCCGGAGCCCCCCAAGGAGCCCGAGCCGACGAACCCCGGCCGGGTGTTCGACACCGAGCGCGTCGCGCCGAGGGACGCCACGGAGTCGGCCACGGAGCAGCTCGCGCGCGGCGGcagccgcggcgacggcgccgtcgaCGAGACGTACGACACCAGGGTCAAGATCGCGGAGGCGCTGGAGGGGTCGGCCAGGGCCATCGGGGACAAGCCCGTGGAGCCGTCCGACGCCGCGGCGATacgcgcggcggaggcgagcgccgtcggcgccggcgcgggccgcgcggccgtcgtcgtcccagGCGGGGTCGTCGAGCGGGCGcaggccgcggtggcggccaACGCTCGCCTCGCGCTCGTCGGCGAGGACAAGGTCACCATGAACGACGTCCTGACGGTAACCACGCCCTGCACGCACGTGAACTCTGATCGAACGCGTCCGTGGAGGTTGATTTTGTTGTCGCGCCGACGACGTCGTGCctgctgcctttttttttcagtgGGAGGCGACGATGAGGCTGCCGACGGGCAAGGCGGTGACGAGCGAGGTCGCGGCGGCAGCTGCGGAGGCGGAAGCGGCGAACGACCCCCGAGGGAAGACGAACCCGCGTGGGGTGAGCGCGGCGCTCGACATGGCGGCGAAGCACAATTCTGAACACGCGCAAGCGTCATGAACGGAGAGGAGCCCAGGCACGCCCTTTCGATCGGCGCAAGGGCAACTTGATCGTAGTCTGTTCGATGAGTTTCACAGTTAGCTTCATCATAGACTGTCCATGGCGAACTAATCAACCTTGCGTCGGATTAGCACTGAATTCACCGTTGAGCTCTGTGCGCGTGGAAAATCAGTGTTCTTGCTGCCATGGAACTTGGAACTTGTACTGCTGCTTCCACGAAATTCTGAACTCTGATTATCGTACAGTGGCTTTGCCGAATCAAGATTTATTCGTTACTCTGCCGCAAAAGAATTACGGATCAACCTGACATGACGCAAATGCCGAGAGGCAAACGTGAAACGAAGTCGGAAGGCAGGGACGCCGGCCGAACGCGccacgcccgcgccggccgaaCGCGCACTGCCGCGACACGGGTACGAACGCTGGAGCCCGACGACACGAGACACGAGGGCATGGCATGGGCAGCCGCACCTGCTTCCATGCATCGCGAGCGTTCCGCGAGGCTCCGCATGGATGGCACCTGCCGGTTCGCCGACCCCACCGCGCCGAGCAAAGGCGACCACGGACATGCCGTCGTGGACGTGCCCCCAGAAAACCAAGCGCCATAGCGCCTCCGGACACAGCTCCACGTCGCCCCGGCTCCCTTGCGTGTCCCCGCCACGCGCCTCCATGCCTGCCGCTCTAGCCTCTAGCTCTAGCTCGCGGCCTACCTGTATATATGGCGCGCCAAGCCGCCAACTCGACCTCAGCGCTTGGCACTGGCTAGTGGCCGTACTGTCCGTGGAGGAGATCGCCATGAGCCAGGGGCAACCGAGAAGGCCGCCGCAGGGCGAGGCGGCCCCGCAGGTGCCGGACCAGCCCATCAAGTACGGCGACGTGTTCGACGTCACGGGCGACCTGGCCGACCGGCCCGTGGCGCCCAGGGACGCCGCGCTGCTGCAGTCGGCGGAGCAGGCCGTGCTGGGCCGGACGCAGAGGGGcgggcccgccgccgtcctgcagTCCGCGGCCGCGCTCAACGCGCGCGCGGGCCACGTCGGGAAGGGCCAGATCACGGgacccgccgccgacgccggcgccaccgTCACGGAAGCCGAGCTCCCGGGCCTCCGCGTCGTCACCGAGTCCGTCGGTGGGCAGGCCGTGGCGAAGCTcgtgaccccggcgccggtcgTGGCAACGGACCCGTCGGGCGCGGCGGACCAGGACGCGGTGACCATCGGCCGCGCGCTGGAGGCCgtggccgccacggccgccggggGCAAGCCGGTGGACCAGAGCGACGCGGCTGCCGTCCAGGCCGCCGAGATGTGCGCCACGGCGTCAAGCGCCACCGCCCCCGGAggcgtggccgcggcggcgcaggcggcggccgaccacaacgcccgcgccgcgcgcgacgAGGACAAGGTCAAGCTCCGCGACGTCCTCTCGGTGCGCTCTACTCAGCTTTCCCTCTCTTGTCTTTTGATTCGCACAGCTGTGGCGTGGTAGTGACTGTGCGGACCTTGGACTTGGATGGCCTGTGCGCGCAGAACGCGAGGGAGAAGATGCCGGCGGACAGGGGAGCAACGGGGGAGGACGCCGAGAGGGTCGTGTCTGCTGAGATACGGAACAAGCTGGACATGGCGACCACGCTGGGCGGTGTGGCGGAAGCGGTGACCACCGCGGCGAGGCTCAACCAGGAGCGCCCGTAGCGTACTGTGTCCGTTTTAACATGGAAGGCTGGAAGTGTACGAAAGCACGTACGTATGCAGGAGTCTACTCTTGCTCTCTCTTGTAAAAAGATGTGAATATCGCTGAATGTAGCGGCAATAAGCCTTTTGTGAATTCAATGTCTGTCTCCATGTCAAACTTCGTACTATACCAGAACTGAAATACAGAACGAGACACAGAAACTGCTATATGTGATGCAAGACTTTCTTTTAAGTCAGGAGGATGCCGGCCTGAAAACAGCCTTAGTAGTCTGAGTTCAGGACACAGGAGAaccttaatttttttaaaaaaaaagcgaaATAACATGATGCGATGCTGTCCTCTACTTCCAATCAGGAGAGAGCAGGCCTGATTCTCTCAGTTCTTTTTAGTGATCCAATGGAGGATTTTATAGACAGGAAATTTCAGTGTGACATGACATGAACATACAAAGTACGTGCTGCTCAACAGACAGATGCGCGCTGCTGTTCATTGCCCGACAATGGGCGCAGCTTCCCCGTGGAAAAAGGGCAGGTGACTGCATACCAAATAAAAACATCAAAATGTTTATCCGGCTAGTAGCACCTGCTGTTCATGGCTTAGGAAAATCAGAATAAATGGATGAGAATGGTGCTATACGGTTTTTAGATGTAAGGTTATCACATCACGGTGGCTGAAGATGCAAATGGACCAACAGCTAATGCTATGCTGAATCTCTGAACCCGCAGTCGGCAAGGCAGGTAGTGATGTCTGTTCTTAACCAATTAGAAGAAACAAAAATCGAAGTAGTCATCGCCACAAAGCTCTAGTTTTCAGCTCAGGGCCAAGTATCTAAATTTGTGGAAGTCCATCAGAAATCTGAACCCGCCAGCGAAAATGTTTTGGAAACCTGGCTGAAACCAAAGGGACATGTTTGTGAAGATCGACAGTTCGACACTGAGAGTTTTTAATTAGGATACGAGTTACGTAGCAAACCAAGGAAACTGCTCAATCTTATGTTTTAGCGAATCCAGTAGGGAATAGAAAGGTACCATTTTTTTACACCCACAACGCCATGAGATGCCGCACAATAAATCCAGTCGAAGTTCCTTCAGTCACGCTGTAGTACCGGACCCGGTGGCTGTTGCCGGTGATCAGGTCGCCATTCTCGTGGAGCTTCAGGGAGAACACCGTCACTCGAAGCAGATAGCGATATGTCCGGGTCCGGGGTTCCTCTTCGTCGACCTCACcgtcatcgtcttcgtcttcccgTGCGACCTCCGTGTAGAATTGATTCTGCTCGGTAACATTGTTCTTCATTTTGTCCTCAATAATGCAGACGCACTCCACGAGGCAGAATCTGCTCCTGCTCTTGCTTCCCATGTAGACCAGGGTGGCTCCGACATGCGTCTCGGCGGGGTCCTCGCTCCTTGCTGAGCTTCCATGCCGGAGGCTGCCCGTCGCCGGCGTCAGAGGATCGGCGGATACCACGTCGCAAGCGCAGATGCGGCTGTAGTAGTCGCAAGAGCAGATGCGGCCGTGGTCGTCCTGGTATCTGACGAAGCAAATCCCAATCCAGGTGTTCAGCTCTTATCTGACTAATACAAAGCAGAGACCCGGCACCTCACCATGCTCGCCATGGCTCGGAGCATGGCTGACACACGCGCTCTAGACGGCGAACGGCACCTGAGCGGCTGCGCCTCGTTGGGTGGCGCCGTTCTTGGCGAAGTGGCGAGGACGTTCCAGCTGGAGGAGGACCCTGCGTGGATGGCGTGGTGTCATGGCGCGAGGGGGAACAGCTTCGCTGCGGTCGCAGCGGGCGTCGGGGCCTCGGGGATCGTCGGAGTCGGACGAAGGATTTTCTCCGGAAAAACGACAAAATGGTTTATTTGCAAAATATTGTATCGTGATTAATAGGCACGATCAGGGAAATATTTTGCATAAAGACTTCTAATTTGGATCGCGCCTATCCAAACTAGGGTCTAATTTGTAAAATGTCCAGACATGCTAACGGGCCCCGCCGGAAACACGCGAGGTGATGAGGGTAAAGGGGAAGAGGAGCCACGTTGCAGAGGGGAAGAGGGGCTGCCGGAAACGCGAGAGCCACATGTCCTCGACGACGAGAGCATCGGTAATCCTCGTGCAGTAGTCCTGCTAATTGGgttgggtttattggttttaaTGGTTTGGTTCCTATAATGAGCTCATTTGGATTGGTTTGTAATGGGTTGGCTTAatagatggtttggtttggttttggCTTTACAAACAAATAGTTTGGAGGGTGTTTGGGGTGTGTGGTATTATTTTGGGGTCCAAAAGGCTCTCAACCCGTCCGTTAAGAATCCAAAAGCCTGGAGCCTCGCCtgtcggaccctaaaactaaaatctCGTGTTCACAtcttaaaattttagagaaattgacATAAATTTGTTGCAGTTGAATTAGTTTGAGAGTCCGCTACTTTGTACAAAGTAGCGCGGCTAGACTTATATGTGGGCCCCGCgccaagagtcggaccctaaaactaaaacttcgcgttcacaccttaacattttggagaaattgatcgaaacttgttgcagatgaattagtttgacagtccgctactttaTGTAAAATAGTGTAGCTGGACTTACATGTGAGCCCCGCATCAAGAGTCGCATACAAACTCAAACAATAAAAACCATATTTTGCATCTAGATTACTAACTCCTAAGTCAAAAAGTACCTAATAGGTTTTTATTGAGTACCTAATggttcttattgggttgtaaccatatttaGCAAGCAGTTTGTATAACTTTGCAATGGAaagtttggggtggtgtggtgtgtgatggTGGAGATTTGGTTTAAGGtggattatattttttttcttgtgagAATGGATAGGTGGGGTTACAGCTTAGGTTACAACCTAATTAGCAGGGTCGTGCTGCGTTGTTTCCAGCCGGAGAACCCCTCCTCCGGCATGTGGAAGGTGAACGTGGCGCTGGTGACCAACCCGACGCTTACGAAGATGGTTCGCGCGGGGTGCACCGTGCACGGCGTAGGATGTGACGCTCCCGACGTCGAATGGCGCGGGCGGGAGCGCGCGACACgcccgggcggcgccgccgggctcgTCCGCCGGCGACGGGCTGAACAGGTGGAAGGACTCGTGGCACAGGGCGAAGAGCCGGCCGCCGACCGAGAACAGGAGACCCATCTTTACAACAAGCATGTGCGGGCTTGCGGCAATTTCCTTGCTGCCATCTAAAAAATAGCTTGTTGTGCAAAAAACCAAAATAATCTCCGAATTACTCGGAAAAAACATTAACTCaaatttcttttttgaaaataaagGAACGATCTCTGAATACCTCCCGTGCAATTCACCTTCCAAGTGCACTTTTTTCTCGTGCTTGAACATCAAACTTGGCTTGGTAGCGGGTGGTTCAGCGCATGTGCACGAGATAAGTGGTGAGCAACATGGACGAGAGAAAGGGTACTCCTATGTGAGCAAAGAGTACAGAGCAGGGCAAACTAAGGTGGTTTCTTATAGTGAAACCTATTTATACACGCGTCACCTGAAATATTCCCAAATTTCAAACGTTTGTTATTTAATTAGGAAGTCTTCTAACCAAACAGATGAGATAATAAGTACATATCAAAGGCTATCGTCACGCATCTATAGCTTTGGATTTTCAGGTCTGCGCCAAAGTATCGGAATTTGTGGAAGTCCATAGGGAATCTGAACCCTATGGACTCGATACTGCTCAGCAAATATGTATTTACATCCAGAATGCCACGGGATTCCACCCAACAAAACGATCGCTAGTTCCTTCAGGCACGCTGTAGTACCGGATGCGGCCGCTGTCGCCGGTCGTCAGGTCGCCGTTGTCGTCAAGCTTCAGAGAGAACGTCGTCACTCGAAACAGAAAGGGAGCGTCTAC encodes the following:
- the LOC101774449 gene encoding uncharacterized protein LOC101774449 isoform X1, with the translated sequence MPDAAGLEMGHNGSKGTPMPGMEEGTTKDLKKVPASLEANKSSGDEDLGGGPALTGRKRKEVTRGSADENGTVTKRVLRSNAMRLRAEAETDSLERKHSEVIVEACKSGVLTAHACNGEEGNGLVKVNVSNVSEESARPENNMEMSGLSATEFAQGHGLGTQGNIAESDDKRIKSYENISAVTHEVQNESRAGTISLSVDESQANEVIHGPCQGEVIDLVAANDDSKSTCLRSTSPNSGLESVEHEDTVVCTDGVVPHSGDQKVEKHSHNDNLCTETEISLTENGRCTVDNHTDLTECTKQDEMGSPVNETNDASSRDIVFTRRKSISRKSCEAKQVKCEEELRFEKRVTRSATVRQREVSGSSCKTTTNEATLGSKGRKRDVVAHYTRKVSSTVSPKTHHAELVERNTIMKKQTVKGKVIDRRDLGVTENDNHANATENEESENETKVNLKSQPLARSISIVKKATEAAVSAVDQNISGSAITEKNDMEHTDSDGVKSENKTPVQKPVMSVGAKIVASKKRILESGLDKIAGRSPIAMPSMKKTRNTSSDPDIEQPNKSSGEKVVGKNCDSGNKRVLRERQHRNQTSLSSRSSNRTNQNDIKLTQDQSDDDEIGRDTSYRRTRRGRSRDAAALVVPQQDDSSDSEEDIVVKKNQQKRKKSGHKQKAGSKLKHASARSKAGRLGRPVLTSSESSSLSLQAGKGKVKVPEGKGRSDRASTMNTASPSEQINTGSLREEKQKISDEIKAILLGAGWTIDLRPRNGRNYMDSVYIPPSGKGSYWSVTKAYYAFRETMESEQKDSSKGQSLSKKSVGSPGKRQASNSSGCTLTEDILSKLKRVVVNKRTTKVEIQRLRKKAFRKGASKVKRNKITKSRRLHLGNDRKKRGGCALLARGSNKESDSSTDGFVPYEWKRTIFSWLIDLDILSVNTKLKCMDESHSKVLLEGIVTRDGINCSCCSEVLAVLEFVAHAGGDVKKPYRNIVVDGLDIDLMHCLTNAWNKQSDSERQDFFPISIEGDDPNDDTCGICGDGGNLICCDGCPSTFHMSCLGLEALPSDDWCCANCSCKFCHEHSSDDTEDIADADSSLRSCSQCDEMYHQACSPEIDSITSDSDPSCNVFCQHSCRLLFEELQNLLGVKKDLEQEFSCRVIQRIHDDVPETVVALDERVECNSKIAVALSLMDECFLPIVDQRTGINLIRNVVYSCGSNFVRLDFRGFYIFILEHGDEMIAAASVRIHGTKLAEMPFIGTRNMYRRQGMCRRLLDGIEMILSSLNVEKLIIPAISELVDTWTSKFGFSPLEDSEKQEVKAISMLVFPGTGLLQKPLLKKALPDKDPCPSGVGAVSSANKAGKLSDVAIEDSLCSVASADPLGSGVTEHMDSSKNGDGTCNGDVSQQSPHP